A window of the Burkholderia sp. 9120 genome harbors these coding sequences:
- a CDS encoding 2-hydroxychromene-2-carboxylate isomerase has product MTSPDFTTRPSLQFWFDFGSTYSYLSMMRIEALAQQSDVAIEWRPFLLGAIFRSFGWDNSPFVLQKEKGAYVWRDMVRQCEKYDLPWTQPSEFPRRALLPLRVALVGAQQHWIGAFCKRMMQINFVDDRHIDDPDVVARALSELDLPAEEIIATALSEQNKRDMRAQTDEAVRRGIFGAPTFFVGDEMFWGNDRLEDAISLAAR; this is encoded by the coding sequence ATGACAAGCCCCGATTTCACGACGCGCCCTTCACTGCAGTTCTGGTTCGATTTCGGCAGCACTTACAGCTATCTGAGCATGATGCGCATCGAGGCGTTGGCGCAGCAAAGCGACGTCGCAATCGAATGGCGTCCGTTCTTATTGGGTGCGATCTTCAGGTCGTTTGGCTGGGACAACTCGCCGTTCGTGTTGCAGAAAGAGAAGGGCGCTTACGTATGGCGCGATATGGTTCGCCAGTGCGAGAAATACGACCTGCCCTGGACCCAGCCCAGCGAGTTTCCGCGCCGGGCACTGCTTCCGCTGCGCGTCGCGTTGGTTGGTGCGCAGCAGCATTGGATCGGGGCGTTCTGCAAGCGGATGATGCAGATCAACTTCGTCGACGACAGGCATATCGATGACCCGGACGTCGTTGCGCGAGCACTAAGCGAGCTCGATTTGCCGGCGGAAGAGATCATCGCCACCGCACTGTCCGAGCAAAACAAGCGCGATATGCGCGCACAAACGGACGAGGCGGTGCGGCGCGGTATTTTCGGCGCGCCTACGTTCTTTGTCGGTGACGAAATGTTCTGGGGCAACGATCGTTTAGAAGACGCGATATCGCTAGCTGCTCGATAA
- a CDS encoding haloacid dehalogenase type II codes for MNLTDFNTLTFDCYGTLIDWETGIFEGLRPLLERVKQSLTRDQVLEAHARHESSQQKYTPARRYRDLLPIVYKRLAEEWQVPFTLADCVTYGQSVQNWPAFDDSVAALQYLKKYYKLVILSNVDNESFAHSNAKLQVEFDAIFTAEDVGSYKPSPRNFDYMLEKLGERGIAKDKILHTAESLFHDHKPANGFGLASCWIYRRHGQEGFGATMNPGLQPKVDFRFDSMADLVKAHQDAVLQK; via the coding sequence ATGAATCTCACCGACTTCAATACGCTGACGTTCGACTGTTACGGAACGTTGATCGATTGGGAAACCGGCATTTTCGAGGGGCTGCGGCCGCTTCTGGAACGTGTGAAGCAATCGCTGACACGCGATCAGGTACTGGAAGCGCACGCGCGGCACGAATCGTCGCAACAGAAGTACACGCCGGCCCGGCGCTATCGGGATCTGCTGCCGATCGTCTACAAGCGGCTCGCCGAGGAATGGCAAGTGCCGTTCACGCTCGCCGATTGCGTCACCTACGGCCAGTCGGTGCAGAACTGGCCGGCGTTCGACGACTCGGTCGCCGCATTGCAGTACCTGAAGAAGTACTACAAGCTCGTGATTCTGTCGAATGTGGACAATGAGAGCTTTGCGCATAGCAACGCGAAATTGCAGGTCGAGTTCGACGCGATTTTCACCGCCGAAGACGTGGGCTCGTACAAGCCGTCGCCGCGCAATTTCGATTACATGCTGGAGAAGCTCGGCGAGCGCGGCATCGCGAAAGACAAGATTCTGCATACGGCCGAAAGCCTGTTCCACGATCACAAGCCCGCGAACGGGTTCGGTCTCGCGTCGTGCTGGATTTATCGCCGTCACGGGCAGGAGGGGTTCGGCGCCACCATGAATCCGGGCTTGCAGCCGAAGGTGGATTTCCGCTTCGACAGCATGGCCGATCTGGTCAAGGCGCATCAGGACGCTGTGCTGCAGAAGTAA
- a CDS encoding haloacid dehalogenase type II — protein MRLTDFRALTFDCYGTLIDWERGITAALAPLVERAGKPLTRDEVLEAHARHESQQQRYTPEMPYSDLLAVVFRRLAEEWGVHAAANEAAAYGQSVKQWPAFPDSASTLQYLKKYFKLVVLSNVDNESFAHSNAKLQVDFDAVITAEDVGSYKPARRNFDYMLDLLPSLGVRKDEVLHVADSHFHDLQPCSELGLRSCWIYRRFEQRGFGATVRTVGEPAVEFKWTSMAQLVKAHHEELSKG, from the coding sequence ATGCGACTCACGGATTTCAGGGCGCTGACCTTCGATTGTTACGGCACGCTGATCGACTGGGAGCGCGGTATCACGGCCGCGCTTGCGCCGCTGGTCGAACGCGCCGGCAAGCCGTTGACGCGCGACGAGGTGCTCGAAGCGCACGCGCGCCATGAATCGCAGCAGCAGCGCTACACGCCGGAGATGCCGTATAGCGATCTGCTTGCCGTCGTGTTCAGGCGACTGGCGGAAGAATGGGGTGTCCACGCAGCGGCAAACGAAGCCGCGGCCTATGGGCAATCGGTGAAACAATGGCCCGCGTTTCCCGACTCCGCGAGCACGCTGCAATACCTGAAGAAGTACTTCAAGCTGGTGGTGTTGTCGAATGTGGACAATGAGAGCTTCGCGCATAGCAACGCGAAATTGCAGGTCGATTTCGACGCGGTGATCACTGCTGAAGACGTGGGTTCCTATAAGCCGGCGCGGCGCAATTTCGACTACATGCTCGATCTTCTGCCGTCGCTCGGCGTGCGCAAGGACGAAGTGCTGCATGTCGCGGACAGCCACTTTCACGATCTTCAACCGTGCAGCGAACTCGGTCTCCGATCCTGCTGGATCTACCGCCGCTTCGAACAGCGCGGTTTTGGCGCGACCGTGCGCACGGTGGGTGAACCCGCGGTCGAGTTCAAGTGGACGAGCATGGCGCAACTGGT
- a CDS encoding NAD(P)-dependent oxidoreductase encodes MDLGFIGIGVMGQPMALNLIRAGTPLTVWNRSLDSVEPLRALGATVAASPADVFRRTSVVILMLAHGEAIDSVLGRGTPEFEANVARHTILHMGTTSPEYSRALDADIRAAGGFYVEAPVSGSRKPAEAGELVAMLAGDADVIEAVRALLKPVCRETFVCGPVPNALLMKLAVNIFLITSMTGLVEAAHFADHHGLDMQQFRAVVDAGQMASSISRVKSLKLVDRDFTVQASITDVLKNNRLIAEAAREAKVASPLLDACYALFGETHALGYDKDDMIAVVRALEARTRSLS; translated from the coding sequence ATGGATCTGGGTTTCATCGGTATCGGTGTCATGGGCCAGCCTATGGCGCTCAATCTGATCCGGGCGGGCACGCCGCTGACTGTCTGGAATCGGTCGCTCGACAGCGTCGAACCGTTGCGCGCATTGGGCGCAACGGTGGCGGCCAGCCCGGCCGACGTGTTCAGACGAACCTCGGTCGTCATTCTGATGCTCGCTCACGGCGAGGCCATCGACTCGGTACTCGGCCGCGGCACACCTGAATTCGAGGCCAACGTCGCTCGGCACACGATCCTGCATATGGGCACGACCTCGCCCGAGTACTCGCGCGCGCTCGACGCCGACATTCGCGCTGCGGGCGGCTTCTATGTCGAAGCACCGGTTTCCGGTTCGAGAAAACCCGCCGAAGCGGGAGAACTCGTGGCCATGCTAGCCGGCGACGCCGACGTGATCGAAGCAGTCCGCGCGCTGCTCAAGCCCGTCTGCCGCGAGACTTTTGTGTGTGGACCGGTGCCGAATGCCTTGCTGATGAAGCTGGCGGTCAACATCTTTCTGATTACCTCGATGACCGGGCTCGTCGAGGCGGCTCACTTTGCCGACCATCATGGCCTGGACATGCAGCAATTCCGCGCGGTGGTCGATGCGGGGCAAATGGCTAGCAGTATCTCGCGCGTCAAGTCTCTCAAGCTGGTGGATCGCGACTTCACGGTTCAAGCATCGATCACCGACGTTCTGAAGAACAATCGGCTCATTGCCGAAGCCGCGCGAGAAGCCAAAGTGGCGTCACCGCTACTGGACGCGTGCTATGCGTTATTCGGCGAAACCCATGCATTGGGGTACGACAAGGACGACATGATTGCAGTGGTCCGGGCGCTTGAAGCGCGTACCCGCTCGCTAAGCTGA